A genomic stretch from Hoplias malabaricus isolate fHopMal1 chromosome 4, fHopMal1.hap1, whole genome shotgun sequence includes:
- the LOC136694913 gene encoding uncharacterized protein, with protein MIEGNASPVYSTLFCNAVSFCLAPVCSDDDCGDGSDEAGCVRNCSESQFLCSTGRCISYDLVCDGEIDCDDFSDENVDCNYAIDVIFSQIEMEKSNVILSCVNNGNVTWERDTDEWSRPIISAINGNIIWKIDPGDKYSLLIDFSLVIKRVSVYDSGIYYCNNDPVVDLIVYPTTPSISSLAGLLIGLIVLGVAVSVLGLASLFYRKCCSQKEGEDMADDIYTSVEYVFFNKA; from the exons ATGATAGAGGGAAATGCCTCTCCGGTGTACAGCACACTGTTTTGTAACGCTGTCTCTTTCTGCCTGGCCCCTGTGTGTTCAGATGATGACTGTGGAGATGGCAGTGATGAGGCTGGATGTGTCCGTAACTGCTCAGAAAGTCAGTTCCTGTGTTCCACGGGCCGGTGTATCTCGTATGACTTGGTCTGTGATGGGGAAATCGACTGTGATGACTTCAGTGATGAGAATGTGGATTGTAATTATGCAATTGATG TAATATTCAGTCAGATTGAAATGGAGAAGAGTAATGTCATCCTGTCCTGTGTAAATAATGGTAACGTGACCTGGGAAAGAGACACTGATGAATGGAGCAGACCCATCATCTCTGCTATAAATGGAAACATCATCTGGAAAATTGATCCAGGAGACAAATACAGTTTATTAATTGATTTTTCGCTGGTGATAAAGAGAGTCTCTGTCTATGATTCTGGGATTTACTACTGTAACAATGATCCTGTAGTGGATCTGATTGTGTATCCTACAACACCATCAATATCATCATTAGCAG GGCTCTTGATTGGACTCATTGTCCTGGGGGTTGCTGTGTCTGTGCTAGGACTGGCTTCTCTTTTCTACAGGAAGTGTTGTTCACAGAAGGAAGGTGAAGACATGGCTGATGACATCTACACTTCTGTGGAATATGTCTTCTTCAATAAAGCATGA